One part of the Gadus macrocephalus chromosome 8, ASM3116895v1 genome encodes these proteins:
- the LOC132462768 gene encoding glutamate-rich protein 6 isoform X1, translated as MAGFLRYNRESNHPMKDSETILQEALTDCYPVLCEYCGEGTRPNLDLTWLDKPERSGQFCCSQFQLLWEWLLDQRSLDWTMSDPESHATPHKQPIMRGEKLSYKEASLEKGSKAEAQEAQQACHHASGDSPRATTEPYNTASNAIRYRHSTMCAVNAGWTVSPESHTEILSKAETPETEVEMYRCEHDQGKFGLHPHQPAAGFQQRNYSSGMKCLTVFPDGSLQVLYPSGCVALVVVVTEANGRVCIVYDDNDVPEQPIRAMFQSDGRATCYSSNGSIWLSLGQSGGQRLDQSGARVQRWSWGSLGLGSPTPLRPLFLSLNKNIGVRVLGRDQVFVSFLCSGQQARFSVGISCVQCQVDCMNICHNPSIRSEELFLLAGRMGVSLAMEGLRYCLRRLSRHKPFRAQLGMRHHLGLIRKLLEASTTVGIGASDKAFIHRCLQGYL; from the exons ATGGCAGGATTTCTGAGATACAATCGCGAGTCAAACCACCCAATGAAAGATTCAGAGACCATACTTCAAGAG GCTCTGACAGACTGTTACCCGGTACTCTGTGAGTACTGTGGGGAGGGAACCCGGCCTAACTTGGATCTGACATGGTTGGACAAACCAGAG AGATCGGGACAGTTCTGCTGTTCTCAGTTCCAGCTGCTTTGGGAGTGGCTTCTTGATCAGAGGTCACTGGATTGGACGATGTCTGACCCTGAGAGCCATGCTACACCCCACAAACAGCCAATAATGCGGGGGGAGAAGCTTTCTTATAAAGAGGCCAGTCTAGAAAAGGGCAG CAAAGCGGAAGCACAGGAAGCACAGCAAGCTTGCCATCATGCATCTGGCGATTCACCCAGAGCCACTACAGAGCCTT ATAACACGGCCTCAAATGCAATCCGGTACCGACACTCCACCATGTGTGCGGTTAATGCGGGCTGGACCGTCTCCCCTGagtcacacacagagatactTTCAAAagcagagacaccagagacagaGGTGGAGATGTATCGTTGTGAACACGACCAAGGGAAGTTTGGTTTGCATCCTCATCAG CCTGCTGCTGGATTTCAACAAAGAAATTACTCCAGTGGAATGAAATGTCTCACTGTGTTCCCAGATGGATCCTTGCAAGTCCT TTACCCCTCTGGCTGTGTGGCCCTGGTGGTTGTGGTCACTGAAGCAAACGGCAGGGTCTGCATTGTTTACGACGACAACGATGTCCCTgagcaaccaatcagagctaTGTTCCAGTCCGATGGCCGGGCAACGTGCTATAGCAGCAATGGTAGCATCTG GCTCAGCCTAGGTCAATCCGGAGGTCAGCGCTTGGACCAATCAGGAGCCAGAGTTCAAAGGTGGAGTTGGGGTAGCCTTGGCCTTGGTAGCCCCACCCCTCTGCGGCCACTCTTCCTGTCACTCAACAAGAATATCGGGGTTCGCGTACTTGGCAGAGACCAAGTATTTGTCTCGTTCTTGTGCTCCGGTCAACAGGCAAGGTTCAGTGTTGGCATCAGCTGTGTACAG TGTCAGGTGGATTGTATGAACATATGTCACAATCCATCCATCCGCTCAGAGGAGCTGTTCCTGCTGGCCGGGAGAATGGGAGTGTCTCTGGCCATGGAAGGTCTCCGTTATTGCTTGAGAAGGCTTTCCAGGCACAAGCCTTTCAGAGCCCAACTGGGTATGCGCCATCACTTGGGCCTCATCAGGAAGCTGCTGGAGGCCAGTACCACTGTGGGGATAGGGGCCAGCGACAAGGCCTTCATCCACAGGTGCCTTCAGGGCTACTTGTGA
- the LOC132462768 gene encoding glutamate-rich protein 6 isoform X2, translating into MAGFLRYNRESNHPMKDSETILQEALTDCYPVLCEYCGEGTRPNLDLTWLDKPERSGQFCCSQFQLLWEWLLDQRSLDWTMSDPESHATPHKQPIMRGEKLSYKEASLEKGSKAEAQEAQQACHHASGDSPRATTEPYNTASNAIRYRHSTMCAVNAGWTVSPESHTEILSKAETPETEVEMYRCEHDQGKFGLHPHQPAAGFQQRNYSSGMKCLTVFPDGSLQVLAMFQSDGRATCYSSNGSIWLSLGQSGGQRLDQSGARVQRWSWGSLGLGSPTPLRPLFLSLNKNIGVRVLGRDQVFVSFLCSGQQARFSVGISCVQCQVDCMNICHNPSIRSEELFLLAGRMGVSLAMEGLRYCLRRLSRHKPFRAQLGMRHHLGLIRKLLEASTTVGIGASDKAFIHRCLQGYL; encoded by the exons ATGGCAGGATTTCTGAGATACAATCGCGAGTCAAACCACCCAATGAAAGATTCAGAGACCATACTTCAAGAG GCTCTGACAGACTGTTACCCGGTACTCTGTGAGTACTGTGGGGAGGGAACCCGGCCTAACTTGGATCTGACATGGTTGGACAAACCAGAG AGATCGGGACAGTTCTGCTGTTCTCAGTTCCAGCTGCTTTGGGAGTGGCTTCTTGATCAGAGGTCACTGGATTGGACGATGTCTGACCCTGAGAGCCATGCTACACCCCACAAACAGCCAATAATGCGGGGGGAGAAGCTTTCTTATAAAGAGGCCAGTCTAGAAAAGGGCAG CAAAGCGGAAGCACAGGAAGCACAGCAAGCTTGCCATCATGCATCTGGCGATTCACCCAGAGCCACTACAGAGCCTT ATAACACGGCCTCAAATGCAATCCGGTACCGACACTCCACCATGTGTGCGGTTAATGCGGGCTGGACCGTCTCCCCTGagtcacacacagagatactTTCAAAagcagagacaccagagacagaGGTGGAGATGTATCGTTGTGAACACGACCAAGGGAAGTTTGGTTTGCATCCTCATCAG CCTGCTGCTGGATTTCAACAAAGAAATTACTCCAGTGGAATGAAATGTCTCACTGTGTTCCCAGATGGATCCTTGCAAGTCCT agctaTGTTCCAGTCCGATGGCCGGGCAACGTGCTATAGCAGCAATGGTAGCATCTG GCTCAGCCTAGGTCAATCCGGAGGTCAGCGCTTGGACCAATCAGGAGCCAGAGTTCAAAGGTGGAGTTGGGGTAGCCTTGGCCTTGGTAGCCCCACCCCTCTGCGGCCACTCTTCCTGTCACTCAACAAGAATATCGGGGTTCGCGTACTTGGCAGAGACCAAGTATTTGTCTCGTTCTTGTGCTCCGGTCAACAGGCAAGGTTCAGTGTTGGCATCAGCTGTGTACAG TGTCAGGTGGATTGTATGAACATATGTCACAATCCATCCATCCGCTCAGAGGAGCTGTTCCTGCTGGCCGGGAGAATGGGAGTGTCTCTGGCCATGGAAGGTCTCCGTTATTGCTTGAGAAGGCTTTCCAGGCACAAGCCTTTCAGAGCCCAACTGGGTATGCGCCATCACTTGGGCCTCATCAGGAAGCTGCTGGAGGCCAGTACCACTGTGGGGATAGGGGCCAGCGACAAGGCCTTCATCCACAGGTGCCTTCAGGGCTACTTGTGA